The Microbispora sp. ZYX-F-249 genomic interval TTCGTCGCCTATCTCGGCTACCGCCACTGGCTGCTGCGCCGGGGCGTCCTGCGCGCCCCCGCCGGCCCGGGGCAGCGGCTCGCCGTCAGTGGGACCTCCTCCGGCCCCGGGGAGGCGCGATGAGTGCGGAGCACCTCGAGGGAGCGGCCGTGGTGCTGTTCAGCGGAGGCCGCGGCGGAGCCAGCATCGCTCGTGGACTCGTGCGGACACCCGGGACCACTCTGTCAGTGGTGATCAACGGGTACGACAACGGGTTGTCCACCGGGGTGCTCCGGCACTACCTCCCCGGAATGCTGGGGCCGTCGGACTTCCGCAAGAACCTCCTGCTCCATCTCGACGCCGGGAGTCCGGCGCAGGCGGCGCTGACCACCCTGCTGGAACACCGCCTACCGCCAGGGGCGACACGGCGGGACCTCGCCGCTCTCGTAGGCGCACTTGCCGTCCCGGGGCCGGGGAACGGTCCCCCGTGCGATGGCATCGGCAGCCGCCAGGACTGGCGGATGTTCGCAGCGCTGCCGTCGCGGGTGCGCGCTGCAGCGGTGCGGGACCTGTCGTTCATCGTAGGCCGGCTTGGCAGCCACCCCGAGGGAATCGACCTCACCGACTGCGCGCTGGGCAACCTGCTGTTCGCCGGGGCCTACCTGCGGCTGGGCGAGGACTTCAACGCCGCTGTCCGCGCCTGTGCGACAGTCTTCCAGTCACCCGCCCGCCTACTCAACGTGACGAACGGTGAGAACGCCTACCTGACCGCCCTCAAGCAGGACGGCCGTATCCTTGCCGACGAGGCCGACATTGTCGCGCCTCAGTGCGACACCGCCATCACCGACCTGTATCTGCTACGCGAGCCGATCACCCCGCGGCGCCTGGTCGAACTCGAGGCGCTCCCCGTCGAGCGCATCCGGCGGGCCCTGACCCACGCAGCGGCCGAGGTGACGCTGAACCCCGAGGCGGACCGCGCGATCCGCGACGCCGATCTCATCGTGTACGGTCCTGGGACACCGCACTCCTCACTGCTGCCCACCTACCTCACGCCTGGCGTCGCCGACGCCATCTCCGGCAGCAGGGCCACCACCAAGGTTTTCGTCGTCAACATCCACGACGACCACGACGTCCAGGGACTGGGCCCGCATGCGCTGATGCAGCGCACCCTGTCCTATCTGGGCGACCCATGCAATGAGCGGCGCACGGTCACCCACGTCCTATGCCATCGGGCCACGTCCTCCGGTGCCCCGCCACGCGAGACGGACCGCGGCGACTGGGCGGGCGCACGCTGGATCGTCACCGACCTAGAGGACCCCGAGCGCCCGGGCGTGCACTGCGGCCGGCGCACGCTCTCCGCTCTGGCGGCCATCGTGGGCACGACCGCCGGTGGGGCGGCCCTGGTGAGGGCCGGATGAGCGTGGCCCGCGCCCGGAAGGTCACCGCCACGAACACCACCGGCCCCGTGGACGCCCTTCCGGACGACATCCTGACGTCGAGGCTGGTAGCCACGCGGCGGGTCTGGCTGTGCGATCTGGACGGCACGTTGGTGGACTCCGCTCCGGTCCACGAGGCGGCGTTTCGCGACGCCATCGCCGAGGTCGCGCCGGAGCTGCTCGGCTCCTTCTGCTACGGAGCCCACGCCGGCGCCGCCACGCGCGAGGTGGTGGCCGCACTGGGCGCGGCCCCCGAGGCCGCCGAGCGCCTGATTCGGCGCAAGCAGCAGCTGTACCGTGAACGGGTCGAGGCCGGAATGGTTCCCCTCCTTCCCGGCGCCCGCCGGTTCCTGGAGCGCCTGACCGGCACCGGTCGCATGCTCTACCTGGTCACCGGCGGCAGCCGTGAGTCGGTCCGGCGGGTTTTGTCCGCATGTGCCATGGCCGGCTACTTCCGCGCCGTTCTGACCGCCGACGATGTCGCCAGCGGCAAACCCGACCCTCGCTTCTACCGGCACGCCTGCCTGCTGTGGTCCCTCGACCCGGCCGACTGCCTCGCGCTGGAGGACTCCGCCCACGGGGTGGCCTCCGCCCTCGGCGCCGGACTGGTGACCCTCCAGGTCCACGCGGCCGTAACCGTCCCGGGGGCCGTACCGGTGCGGCACCTGGACCAGCTCACACGCCTCATCGATGCGGAGACGGACGACAGTGAGTGACCTGCGTACCTGTGCGGTGATCCCGGCGGCCGGGCAGGGCAGCCGCCTCGGCATGGAGACCCCCAAGATCATGCTGGAGATCGCCGACGGCGTCACCGTGTGGTCCCTGCTTCTGCGCCGCCTGCGGCCATGGGTGGAGCACGTCCATGTGGTGCTCTCCCCCAGCGGCGAGGCACCGTTCCGGCGGCTCGCGGCGGAGGAGATCGCCCGCGGGGAGGTCTCCGTGAGCGTACAGGCCGAACCCACCGGCATGGGCGACGCCGTGTTCGGCGCGGCTCCATACTGGCGGGACCACGACGCCATCCTGGTGGTTTGGGGCGACCAGGCGAACGTGTCGGCCGCGACGCTCCGCCGGGTCGTCCACGTCCATGGGGAAACGGCCTCACCGGACCGGCCGGGACTCACCATTCCTCTGGTCCCACTGCCGGACCCGTACGTCGAATACGAGTACGACGCCGCGACCTCCGGGCTGCTGGGGGTACGGATGTCCCGCGAGGGCGACCTTTGCCGTCCGGGCGGCCTCGGCGACGTCGGTGTCTTCTGCCTCAGCACCCGGGGACTGACGGAAGCATGGGACCGTTACCTCGCCGAGGTCCTTCCCGGGACGGTCACCGGCGAGGTCAACTTCCTGCCGTTCCTGCCCTATCTGTCCGGGGAAGGCCGGCCGGTGACCGTGGTGCCGGCGGGCGATCCGGACGAGGCGCGCGGCATCAACACCGCGGCCGACCTCGAGTTCGCCCGGACCATCTACCTGCGGCGGGCGGACTGATGGACCGTCCGAACCGGGTCTACGCCGTCTGCTCCGAGGTTCCGCCCGAGGTCGTGGGGGGCCTCGGGCGGTACGCCGAGCGAATGATGGACCCCCTCAGCCGATGTGGCGTCCCGGTCGAGGTATTCGGGGCCGCCGGACGGTGCCGGGCGCCGCGGACCGAACGCTCCGGCGACGTCACACTGCACCGGCTGGCCTCCGCCGGCCTGGGCCTCGTCGGGAATCCCCGTCTGCCGCGGGCGCTGCGGCTGCTGGGCAGGACGGCCGGGCTGCTCGTGTTCAACTTGCGCGCCGCCGTGCGCATCCTGCGCGCCGAGGCGGACCGCTCCGGGCCCGGACGGGCCGGGGCGGCCGTCGCGGTGCACGACTGGATGGGCTGCCCGGCCGGGATCCTGTGCCAGGTGCTCGGCCGCATGCCGGTCGTGTTCCACGTCCACACCCGCGAGCTCAACGCGGCCCCAAGGCAGCACGGCCGGCGCGGGCGGCGCCGTCCCCCGCACGCCGCCGTGCTCGACGCGCTGGAGACGGCCCAGGCCCGGATGGCGCGCCTCATCGTGGTGCCGAGCGCCACGATGCGCGACGAACTGACGGCCCGGGGCTGGCCGGCCGACCGGCTGCGCGTCGTGCCACACGGCTTCGAGGACCCCGAGCTCCTGCGGCTGGCCGGCCTGCCGGGCGAGGAGCGCGACCGGATCCGCTCGGCGGTCCGGCGCCGCTACCTGCCCGGCGGCGAGGGCCGGCTCGTCGTCTTCGCCGGCCGCCTGTCCCCCCACAAGGGCGTCTACACCCTGGTGCGAGCCGTACCTCGGCTCGTCGAGGAGCACGCCGCCACCCGAGTCGTGCTCATCGGCGCCGAGCTCCCGCAAACCGACGACGCCACCGTGCTGGCCCGGCTTGTCGAGGAGACGGGCACCGCCGCACACGTGGTCGCGGGGAACCGGTTCCTGCCGTCCGCCGAGGTGTTCGCGCACTTCCTCGCCGCCGACGTGTGCGTCTTCCCCTCTGTATACGAGCCGTTCGGCCTGGTCGCCGTCGAAGCCATGGCACTGGCCCGGCCCGTGGTCGTCGGCCCCGGCTACTCGCCTGAGGTCGTCGGCGATGGCGCGCTGCGCTGCGCCCACGACGACCCGGAGGAGCTGGCCAGGCTACTGCTGCATTGCCTCCACGACCCCCAGGCCTCGGACCGGCTGGCCCGGAGAGGCTCCGCGTACGTCCGGGAGCGCTACAGCTGGGCCCGGACGGCCGAGCGCACCCTGTCGGCATACGGCGAGGCGGCGCGGTGACACCGGGGCGAACGGCGACCGGCGTGCGGGTGCGGGCCGCCGGACTCCTGGCCGCCCACGGCTGGGCGGTGGGGCCGACCCTGGTGAACGCCCTCGCCAGCGGGGTTTCCGCAGCGACCACCCTGGCCGTGGCCTGGGGCATCGGCGCCGCCGCCTTCGGCCGCTTCACCGTGGTCCTGTCGATCGGGTTGATCGTGGTCGTCCCCATGGTGATGGGCCTGCACTTCGTGATGTACCAGGAACTGCCGCGGACCGAGCCCGCCGGCCACCCGGCCCTTGTGACGACGGCTCTGCTGTCCACGCTGGTGCTGGGGACCGCCCTGTGCACCGCGGGACTGCTGGCCGCTCCCGTGCTGACCGCCGTGTTCGGCGTCGACGTCCGCACGCTCTGCTTCGGGCTCGCCCTGGCACTGTCCCTGACGGCCGCGTACCTGACCGAGAGCTTCCTACGCGGGCTCAGGAGGTACGCCCTCACCGCCGGCCTGAAACTCGCCGTCGCCGTCGCCTACGTCGGCACATCGGCGTACTGCCTGGTCGTCCTCGGGATCAGGGACGCCTACCTCTATCTCGCCGCCCTCATTACGTCTAACGTGCTCTTCGCCGTCGCCTCCGCGGCGGGTTTCCGGGTGGCGCCGCGCCTCTGGTCGGCGGCGCTGGCGCGCTCGCTGTACCGGCACGGCGCCTACCTGACCGCCCTCACCGCCCTCACCGCCGTACTGTTCGGGGTCGACGTCATCTTCCTGAACCACTGGACGACCCAGGCGGACGTCGGCGTCTACTCGATCTACAACAACTTCCCCAAACGGCTGCTCGGCGTGCTGTTCACCGACGGCGTCGGCCTGGTGCTGCTCCCCACGCTGGCGACCATGCACAAGCCCACGGCACTGCGGCGCATCGGCCGCCTGTCCCCCGCAGTCTTCGCCGCGACCGCGCTCGTCTCGTTCGCGGCCAGCGCGGTGTTCTTCCTGCTGCTGCGTGCCGACTACCCCTACTCGCCGGGGCTCATGGCGCTCTCGGCCGCGGGAATCGGCGTCCACACGGTCTTCAATCTGTACTCGCTCGCTCTGCTCATGGACGGGGTGCGGGGGGCGAGGGCCCTCATCGTCGCCCAGGTCGCGAGCACTCCCCTCGTGCTCGGCTGCCAGGCGGCGCTCATCGCCTGGCAGGGCCTGGCCGGCGGGCTGTGGGCGTTCGCGCTGTCCAATCTCGTCCTCGTCGCCGTCATCGTCGCCGTCTGCCGCCGGATGTACGGCCGGGCGGAGGCGGTGGACGACTGACCCGGCCCCGGAGACGTCACCATGAGGATCGCCCAGATCATCACCCAGTTCCCGCCCAACATCACGGCCGGGCTCGGCCGCTACATCGAGGAGATCACCCCTTATCTGGCGGCCCGCCACCGGCTGACCGTGTTCACCCTCAACGACGGCCGCCTTCCGGTGCACGAGCGGATCGACGGGGTCGCCGTGTATCGGCCCATGGGTCGCGTGCTCGGCGCGCTCGGCCGCCGCCGGCGCCTCAACCGCACGCGCGGCACGGACTTCCTCCTGCTCGGGCTGATGGTTGTGACGAGCAACTGGCGTTACTTCCTGCGGCTGTGGGGCGCGGGACGGGATGGGCGGCCCGACCTGGTCGCCGTCCACGACTCGACGAACTTCCTCGCCGGTCTGCTCTGCCACTACGTCCTGCGGCTCCCTGTGGTCCTCCACATCCACACGACGGAGTACGGCGTGGACCGCGGGCGGGGCGGCCTCGTGCGCACGGTGTTCGCGGCGATCGAGCGGTGGCTGGCCCGCGTCGCCCGACGCGTGGTCGTCCCCACCCCCGAGGTCCGGGAGCAACTGGCCGCCGCCGGTTGGGATCGGTCGTCGATCGACGTCGTGTGCCTGGGCGGCACCTTCGAACGGCTTCTGGCCGCCTCCGGTCCCGCCCTGGACGGGCTTCGCGCCGGCAGCGAGGCCCTGCGCACCAGGCTGGGGATCCCCGCCGGGGACCCCGTGCTGCTGTTCGTCGGCCGCCTCGAACGGCAGAAGGGGATTTATCAGCTGCTGGAGGCGATGCCGCGGATCGCCACCGCCGTCCCGGGACTGCGACTGGTGATCGTCGGGGAGGGCGACCATGCCGGAGTCCGGCGGATCGTCGCCGAAAGCGGGCTGGACGGGCGGGTGCTCGACTCCGGCGGCTGGGTGGACCGCCGGGCGCTGCTGGAGTACTACGAGATGGCCGACGTCTGCGTCTTCCCCTCTCTCTTCGAGCCGTTCGGCCTGGTGGCGACCGAGGCCATGGCGCTGGCCAAGCCGACGATCCTCGGCCACGGGTTCTCCCGTGTCTTCCTCGGCGACCGGGACCGGCCCGCCGTTCGGTTCGTGCGCGCCGCCGAGCCCGGCGACATCGCCCGTACGGTCGTCGAGGTCATGACCGACCCGGACCTGCGCCGGGCGCTGGCCGAGCGCGGCGAGCGGCTCATCCGCGAGCGGCTGAGCTGGGCCCGGGCGGCCGACGAGACGCTCACGGTGTACAAGGCGGCTTTGCGCCCGGCTGTCTCGTACGGGTGACCCCTCGCCCGAATAGCACCGTGCAATTGTTTCAGAAACCTTGCAAAAGCTGAAATCGTCGGTTAATGATCGGCGAGGGGCGCGAGGACGATGCAAGTTCGCCCAGTTCAGCAGGCACAAAGCGAGCTCCCGCCTGACGGATGTGATCGAAGACACAGGTACGACGGACGCCCGTCGATCTCGCAGCTAAACGGGCCGACAGTCACGGATTCCGCCGTCCACATGGCGACGAGACCGCGAATCCGTGAGCCGGAACCCGCTTGAGTGAAACGGATTTCGCAAATTTTCAGATTTTTGCGCAAGATCTAGCCTTGCCTTGCAGTGATCGACCCGACGTGGGAGGAACAGGTGACAAGGCGCATCACCCGCAAGATGGCGACTCTCGGCACGGGCCTGGTGTCCCTGCTGGGAGCAGCCCTGGCCACCGCGAGCCCCGCCAGCGCGGACGACGGCGCGGCGCCGAGCTGCGTCAGCTACTACCAGAGCTACTACTACCTGCAGGCCGAGAACACCTGCGATTACGACGTGCACGTCTACGCGGTTTATGCCTCGGGCCCGTCGGCCTCTTCCAACTACCTCAAGGCGCACACCGGCCCGACGACCATCGGCTCGGGATACGGCTTCAGCAACGTGCAGTCCCTGCGGCTGGCCGCGAAGGTCACCGTCTGGGTGCACTACAACGTCGGCTACGGCAACAACGTGGCCATCCGCGGCGACGCCTCGCCCCTCAGCTGGAGCACCGGGCAGGCGTGCGTGAACCGGGCCGCCGATCTGTGGGAGTGCACGGTCAGCGGCATTCCCGGCGGCACCAACTTCCAGTACAAGGTGCTGATCAACGACAGCACCTGGTCCACCGGTTCGAACTACACGGGCGTCAGCGGCCACGGCCACGACATCACGCCCAGCTTCTAGCCCTATGCGACGCGCTCCCGGACGTGGTCCGAGGGCGCGTCGCGCGTGACCTCGCACCCCACCTCATCCCCAGCATCAGGGAGAACCCTTGCGAAGTTCATCCGTGGCCGCCGCTCTTACGGCGGCCGCTCTGCTCGGCCTGCCCGCCGTGTCCGCGGCGGCGCAGACCGATCCCACTCCGCGCGCGGCCGAGGCGGCGCAGGGCGGCGACCACACCGTCACTCTCGTTACCGGCGACACGGTGAAGGCCCGCCTGGAGGGTCACGACCTGCGCGTCCTGTCAGTCGAGCCGGGTGAGGGACGCACAGGCGTAACCTTCTCCGTCACCGACCGCGGCGACCAGGTGTCGGTGGTCCCCTCCGACGCGGCCCCGCTCATCCGGGCCAACCGGGTCGACTCCCGGTTGTTCGAGGTGGGCACGCTGATCGCGGACGGCTACGACGACGCGCGCAGCCAGTCCATCCCGGTCATGACCACCTACCGCAAGAGCACGACCAGCGAGAACGCCGACCGGGCCCGCGACGCCTTCGGCCGCGCGGCCAAGCGCCGGCACGACTTCCCCCGCCTGGGTGTCAGCGCGTTCGCCATCGGCAAGAAGTCCGCCCGCGACGGCTGGCGCGTCCTGACCGGCGGCTCGGCCACCCCCAGCGGCCTGCAGGGCGGCGTCACCAAGCTGTGGCTGGACGGCAGGGTCACCGCCGGCCTCGACCAGAGCGTCCCACACATCGGCGCCCCCACCGCCTGGGCCTCCGGCTACGACGGCACCGGGGTCAAGGTGGCCGTGTTGGACACCGGATACGACACCGACCACCCCGACCTGGCGGGCAAGGTCCTCGCCTCCGCCGACTTCACCGGAAGCACGACCGGTGTCGAGGACATCAACACCCACGGCACCCACGTCGCCTCGACCGTCGCCGGGTCCGGCGCCGCCTCCGGCGGCCTCTACAAGGGCGTGGCCCCCGGCGCGAGCCTGGTCATCGGCAAGGTCCTCGGCGACGACGGCTACGGCTACGACTCCTCCATCATCGCCGGGATGAACTGGGCGGTGAACGACCAGGGCGCCAAGATCGTCAGCATGAGCATCCAGAGCGGCGGTGGCAACCCCGACGCCCCGATCCCCACCGCGATCAACAGCCTGACCTCCCAGTACGACGCGCTGTTCGTGGTCTGCTCGGGCAACTACGGCCCCGGCACCTCCACCATCAGCTCCATCGGCGCGGCCGGGTCGGCGCTGACCGTGGGCGCGGTGGACCTGACCGACACCGTGGCGAGCTTCTCCAGCCGCGGCCCCGTCGGCGACCAGGGCATCAAGCCGGACATGACCGGCCCGGGCGTGGACATCACCGCGGCCGTCCCCGGCGGCGGCTACGGCAGCAAGAGCGGCTGCTCGATGGCCACCCCGCACGTCGCGGGCACGGCCGCGCTCGTCAAGCAGCGCCACCCCGCCTGGGGCGCGCAGCGGCTGAAGGACGCCCTGATGGGCACCACCGCGGCCGCCGCCGGGTCCACCCCCTACACCTACGGCACCGGCCGGGTCGACGTGGCCCGCGCGGTCAGCCAGCAGCTCACCGCGAACCCGCCGAGCGCCGCCCTCGCGGTCACCACCGCGCAGCCCACGGCCACCCGCGCCGTGACCTACACCAACGACGCCGCCACCCCGGTCACGCTCAACCTGGCCGTCTCCGCCACCGATTCCGGCGGTACGGCTCCCGCCCCGGCGGGCCTGTTCACCCTGAGCGCCAATCAGGTGACGGTCCCCGCCAACGGCACCGCGCAGGTCACCGTGACCCTGCACCAGGTCAACGGCACCTACAGCCTGTACGGGGGAGTGCTGACCGCCACCTCCACCGGCGGGGCGTCGGTGCGCACCTCCCTCGGCGCCAAGGTCGAGCCGACGTCCACCACGACGACGGTGCGCGTCCACTACAACGTGGGCTGGGGCAACAGGATCACCATCCGCGGTGACACCTCCCCGCTGACCTGGAGCAGCGGGCAGGACTGCGTCAATAAGGCGGCCGACCTCTGGGAGTGCTCGATCACAGGCATTGCCGCCGGCCAGCAGTTCCAGTACAAGCCGCTGATCAATGACAGCACCTGGTCGACCGGCTCGAACTACTACGGCGTCGGCGGCCAGACCTCCGACGTGTACCCCACGTTCTGACCTGTCCCCGATCGGCGGGATAGCCTCCGGCCGCGGTGTCCTCACACCGCGGCCGGAGGTCGTGTCCCCGGTCGTCAACGGCGGCCACGTACGGTCTCGTAGCCGATCAGGTCGTCCGGCACGGCGTCCGGGACGTGCTCGTCGAACCGCGCCAGCGCCCGGAAGCGGGCCGAGACGAGCACGACCGCGGTGATGGCCAGGCCGAAGCACACGTACATGAACCCGATGCCGCGGCCGGCGCCGACCCCGATGAGGGCGCCAACGCTGTCGGCGAGCGGCCCACCCGGGGCAAGCAGCGGCTCGAAGACCTGCGCGCCGTACGGCGCGACGAGGCCGAAGCCGACGGGCAGGGTGGACCATGCGACCAGCGTGTTGAGCGCGATGACCCGGCCGTGGAACCGCTGCGGCACCTTGACCTGGATGATCGTGGCGTAGACGCCGTTGACCAGGGCGAGGCACAGCGACATGCCGAACGCTCCGGCCGCGATCAGGCCCAGGTCGGCCCGGAGGCCGGTGACCAGGCAGGCCCCGGCGAGGGCCAGGGTCGCCAGCAGGACACCGCGGAGCCTTCGCCGACGCGGGCCGCCCCAGACGGTCATGACCACGCCGCCGACGAACGCGCCCAGGCCGCCGGCGAACGACACCCGTGCCACCTCGGGGAGCCCGGCGAACGCCAGGACCAGCGGTGAGATCATCAGGAACAGCGGTGACAGGAAGACGTTCAGCGCCGCAAAGAATCCGAGCATGCTCCGGAAGCCGCGGCTGCCCCAGGAGTAGCGCAATCCGCCCAGCATCTCCGCCGCGATGCTCTCCCGCCGCCTCGCCGCCATCGTCCGGGGGAACCGGGTCACCAGCACCACTCCGATCGCCAGCGCGTAGCTGGCGACGTCGATGACGAGGATGCCCTTCAGGCCGATGAGCGACATCAGGCCCGCCGCGACGAGGGGGACGACGAGCTGGGCCGTCCCGGTCGCCATCTGGACGAATCCGTTGGCGTGGCCGAGGAAGCGCTTGGGGACGAGCTGCGGAACCGAGGAGGCGTAGGCGAGGCGCTGGAACGTCAGCGCGACGGACAGGCAGACGATCAGGGGGTAGATCTGCCAGATCTCCAGATTGTTCGTCCACAGCAGCGTTCCCAGGACCAGCTGGGTGCCTCCGGCGGCCAGGTCGCCCGCCAGCAGCACCCTGCGCCGGTCGAACCTGTCCACGATCACCCCGGCGAGCGGCGAGACCAGCATGCCCGGCAGCAACCCGAGCACGGCGAACAGTGCGAAGTTCACCAGCGATCCGGTGGTCAGGTAGATCCAGAGCGGTATCGCGAACTCGGTCAGCGCCGATCCGACGATCGAGACCAGCTGCCCGGCCGCCACCGTGCCGAACCGCCGCATGCTCGGACCCGGTTCACGTGCCTTCCCCTTGGGGGATCCCAGGCGCACGGCCGGCAGCGCCTCCTGCTCCGACGTGTCGTGCACCCACCACGTGGACTCATCCGTACGGCCCAGGCGTCCCGGGTCGCCGTCGGCCATCGCCCGGTGGACGGAGGTGAGGATCTGGGCGAGCTCCCCGGCCCGATACCTGAGGAAGAAATGTCCCGCCTCGTCGAGGACGGCCACGCCGGTGCGAGCCGACAGCAGATGCCACTCGCGAAACCGTTCCTGGTAGAACTCGGTGGCCGGGTCACGGTCGCCCACCACGGAGATGATCGGCGCGCGGAGCGGCCGCGTGCCCTCGTCGAACAGCCGGGTGAAGTACCGCTCCGCCTCCCTGGTGCCCTTGCGACGGTTGTCGATCACGAGCTTGAGCTGGTCGCGGCCCAGCTCGTCGACGTCCAGGCCGGCCGCCCGCAGCGCGTTGGCCCACAGCCGGTCGCCGCGCAGCCGGTCGGTGAGCTCCGGCAGGCGGGCCAGCCGGCTCTTCAGCCGGGCGAAGGGGAAGATTCCACCGAGGTAAACGGCGTCCACCTCGCGCCCCGCCGCCTCCAGACCGCGGGCGATCTCCACCGTCAGCATCACGCCGAGGCCGCAATGGCCGTACAGCGCGAGCGGCCCGTCGACGCCGTCGAGGATCTCCTGCACGCACTCGGCCGCGACCTCGTCCAGCGGCCTGGCTTCCTCCCCCAGCTCGTGCCCGGGGACGGCGATCGAGTGCAGTGCCCAGCCGGGGGGCATCTCGTCGGCCAGCGGCTTGTAGATGGCAGCGCTGCCCCCGCCGTACGGCGCGCAGACCAGCGTGGCGGTGGCAGGCCCGGCCGGAGTGAGCCGGTGCAGGAGCCGTCGCGGCCCGTCGTCCTCCCCGTCGGCGAGCCGTGCCAGCGCCCGCACCGTGGGATGCCGGAAGAGGTCCATGACCGTGATCAGCCGGTGCGGCACGACCGTCCGCAGCCGGGCGACCACCTGCATGGCGAGCAGCGAGTGGCCGCCGAGGTCGAAGAAGTCGTCGAGCGCCCCGACCCGGTCGAGCCCCAGCACCCGCTGCCAGACCTCGGCGATCGCCTCTTCCGTCGCGGTCCCCGGGGTGACGAAGCCGGCCTCCTGGTCGGGGCGGTCGTCGCCGGGATCGGGCAGCGCGGCGCGGTCCACCTTGCCGTGCGACTTGAGCGGCAACGCGTCGAGCCACATGTACCGGGACGGGATCATGTAGTCGGGCAGCAGGCCGCGCAGCGTCTCGCGCAGCTCGGTCGCGGCCGGCCGCGACCCGCCGCCGGGATGTCCGAGGTAAGCGATCAGGCGGCCGTCGCGCAACTCCACCACGGCCTGCGCGACGCCGGGAAGCCCGGCGAGCACGGACTCGATCTCACCGAGCTCGACGCGATAACCGCGGATCTTCACCTGGTGGTCGTCGCGCCCCAGGAACTGTAGGTCGCCGCTCGGGAGCCAGCGTGCCAGGTCCCCGGTCCGGTAGAGGCGGGCGCCGGGCCCGCCGTACGGATCGGGGACGAAGCGTTCGGCGGTCAGCCCCGGCCTGCCGAGATAGCCCCGCGCCAGCCGCTCGCCGCCGATGTGGACCTCCCCGGCCACACCCACCGGCACCGGCCACATGTGCTCGTCGAGCACCCGGATCGACGCACCCGGCAGCGGCCTGCCGATCGGCAGCGTCGTGCCCGCACCTTCGCCGCCCGGATCGCCACCGGGCCCGACGGTGAACGTGGTCACCCCCACGGTCGCCTCCGTCGGCCCGTAGTGGTTGACGACCCGGCACCGACCCGCGGCCGCGAGTTCCCTCGCCAGCGACCAGGGCGCCGCCTCTCCGCCGAGGATCAACAGACGCCGGGGCAGCAGTTCCTCGGGCCGGGCGTCGGCCAGGAGGGCGGACAGGTGGGATGGGGTGATCTTCAGGTAGTCGGCCCCGATCCCGGCAAGGTGGGCGGCGAGCGCGGGCGCGGCCGTACGTGCCGGGATGAGATGCAGCGTGCCGCCGGTCATCAGCGACAAGTAGAAGACGGTCACGCCGAAGTCGAAGGCCAGCGACTGCAGCAGGGCGAAGGTGCCGCCCGGCTCGACCTCGAACCGTTCGCGGACGCCCGCCAGGTAGTTCACGACCTCACGGTGCTGCACCGCGACGCCCTTGGGCCGGCCGGTGGTGCCTGAGGTGTAGATCACGTACGCGAGGTCGACGGGCCGGACGTCGCCCCGTACGGGGCCATCGTCCTCGTCCTCGAGATCCGCCAGGCTCACGGCCGTGACGGCGGCGGGGAGGCGGCCACGCAGCCCGGGCGTGACGACGGCGACCTTCGCCGCGGAGTCGGTCACGGCGTGTGCCAGCCGGTCCCGCGGGTGCTCGGGGTCGAGTGGCACGTAGGCGCCACCCGCCTTGAGCACCCCGAGAACCGCCACCGCGACGTCGACGGACTGCTCCATGCAGACGGCCACCCGCTCATCCCGCCCGACTCCGTGGCGCCGCAGGCGTCGGGCGAGCCGGTCGGACAGCCGGTCCAGCTCACCGTAGGTGAGCGTGGCGTCGCCGCAGACGACGGCGGGCGC includes:
- a CDS encoding non-ribosomal peptide synthetase/MFS transporter, producing the protein MRTDTGAETPGSLSPAKQAVLAGLLRRRTLSSSVPARPPGRIPPLSHGQERLWFMEQYAPGTTAYTVPLCTRLSGELDRGALERALREVAARHESLRMRFPTTEDGRPRLIIDEASTVEFSVVEADEDGARRRIAAELARPFDLAEGPLLRSLLIALGPLDHVLLLTAHHAVIDGWSYDLVLSETLTLHDAFRVGAGSPLGPPPLQYGDYAIWQRDRPTAREDVAYWRERLASLPALDLPVDLPRPAEQTFTGAGWRFRIERDTAARVRDLATARGASPYMVLLAAFQVLLFRYSGQRDFAVGSPVSGRALPELEGAVGLFVNTLAMRADLTGEPTFEELLDRVRDGALDAYAHQELPFDQLVSELNVTRDVSRSPVFQVMFVLQNFQAPAEWRTGLGLAEFRLETETTRFDLTLYLRETRDGIEGHLVYNTALFLPATIERMARHFANLLGSVAEAPGTPVSAVELLDSEERSEVLALGAAPPSGGQGLLHELIRGCDPAAPAVVCGDATLTYGELDRLSDRLARRLRRHGVGRDERVAVCMEQSVDVAVAVLGVLKAGGAYVPLDPEHPRDRLAHAVTDSAAKVAVVTPGLRGRLPAAVTAVSLADLEDEDDGPVRGDVRPVDLAYVIYTSGTTGRPKGVAVQHREVVNYLAGVRERFEVEPGGTFALLQSLAFDFGVTVFYLSLMTGGTLHLIPARTAAPALAAHLAGIGADYLKITPSHLSALLADARPEELLPRRLLILGGEAAPWSLARELAAAGRCRVVNHYGPTEATVGVTTFTVGPGGDPGGEGAGTTLPIGRPLPGASIRVLDEHMWPVPVGVAGEVHIGGERLARGYLGRPGLTAERFVPDPYGGPGARLYRTGDLARWLPSGDLQFLGRDDHQVKIRGYRVELGEIESVLAGLPGVAQAVVELRDGRLIAYLGHPGGGSRPAATELRETLRGLLPDYMIPSRYMWLDALPLKSHGKVDRAALPDPGDDRPDQEAGFVTPGTATEEAIAEVWQRVLGLDRVGALDDFFDLGGHSLLAMQVVARLRTVVPHRLITVMDLFRHPTVRALARLADGEDDGPRRLLHRLTPAGPATATLVCAPYGGGSAAIYKPLADEMPPGWALHSIAVPGHELGEEARPLDEVAAECVQEILDGVDGPLALYGHCGLGVMLTVEIARGLEAAGREVDAVYLGGIFPFARLKSRLARLPELTDRLRGDRLWANALRAAGLDVDELGRDQLKLVIDNRRKGTREAERYFTRLFDEGTRPLRAPIISVVGDRDPATEFYQERFREWHLLSARTGVAVLDEAGHFFLRYRAGELAQILTSVHRAMADGDPGRLGRTDESTWWVHDTSEQEALPAVRLGSPKGKAREPGPSMRRFGTVAAGQLVSIVGSALTEFAIPLWIYLTTGSLVNFALFAVLGLLPGMLVSPLAGVIVDRFDRRRVLLAGDLAAGGTQLVLGTLLWTNNLEIWQIYPLIVCLSVALTFQRLAYASSVPQLVPKRFLGHANGFVQMATGTAQLVVPLVAAGLMSLIGLKGILVIDVASYALAIGVVLVTRFPRTMAARRRESIAAEMLGGLRYSWGSRGFRSMLGFFAALNVFLSPLFLMISPLVLAFAGLPEVARVSFAGGLGAFVGGVVMTVWGGPRRRRLRGVLLATLALAGACLVTGLRADLGLIAAGAFGMSLCLALVNGVYATIIQVKVPQRFHGRVIALNTLVAWSTLPVGFGLVAPYGAQVFEPLLAPGGPLADSVGALIGVGAGRGIGFMYVCFGLAITAVVLVSARFRALARFDEHVPDAVPDDLIGYETVRGRR